The Kiritimatiellia bacterium genomic interval GCGGCGACCAGCCGCTCGTGCACCCGCTCGTACTCGGCCACCGCCTCCTCATCCGCCGGCGGTGCAAGCTCGCCCCGCGCGACCGCTGCAGCGAGCGGCGTGCCGGCCTCGATGCTCAGCAGATACGCGGAGACATGCTCCGGATCGAGCGCCAGCAGCTCATCCAGGTCGCGTTCGAGCGCGTCCCGCGGCCGCTGCGGAATCGCGAGCATTAGGTCCAGTGCGACATGCTCGATTCCGGCGCGGCGCAGCGCGCGCACACTCGCGGGGATGTCCGCGGCGAGCTGCCGACGACCCAGCGCGCGCAACGCCGGCTCGTGAAAGGTCTGTGCGCCCAGCGAAACACGCGTGACGCCGGCCGCACGGAGCCTCCGCGCGGTTGCGAGATCCACGGTGCCGGGGTTCGCCTCGACGGTCCACTCCTCCGCGGCCCGAGCATGGCCGCGCACCAGCTCCAGCAGACGCTCCAGCGCTGCCGGCGGCAGCGCGGTTGGCGTGCCCCCGCCGATGTAGATCGTCGCGGGAGGGCGGTCCCAGTGCAGGAGCGCCAGTTCCCGTTCGAGCATCTCCAGGTAGCGTGCGAGGCGCTCCGGCCGCGGCGGCGCTTCGGAGGCGAAGTCGCAGTACGCGCACTTCCCCACGCAGAACGGAACGTGCACGTACAGCCCCGGGCCGGCCGGCGGCCGCAGCGGACCCGGCGGCGAAAGGGCCGCGCCGCTCACGGCTCCCGCTCGATCACCGCCCGCTGCGTGCCGAGCCCGTCGATGCCGGTTTCCAGCACGTCGCCCGGTTCGAGCACTCGGGGCGGTATGCGGGCCGATCCGATGCCCGCCGGCGTGCCCGTCGCGATCACGTCGCCGGGCTCGAGCGTCAGGCCGGCGGAGATGTGCATCAGGATCGTCGGAATGTCCGCGATCATCGCCGCGGTGGACCCCTCCTGCAGCACCTCGCCGTTCAGGCGCGAGAACAGACGCAACGCGTGCGGATCGGGGATCTCGTCCGGCGTGACCAGCCAGGGACCAAGCGGACAAAACGTGTCAAAGCTCTTCGCGTAGCACCACTGCTGGCCCGCCCGCTGCGCGTCCCGGTCCGTGACATCGTTCAACACGCAGTAGCCCGCGACCACCTCCATCGCCGCGGCTCGTGTCAGCCGGCGAGCGCGCCGGCCGATCACGACCGCCAGCTCCACCTCGCCGTCCACGCGGCGCGAGAACGGCGGCAGCCGGATCGGGTCGTACGGACCGTTCAGCGCGGTGACGGCTTTGCTGAACACCACCGGCACCTCCGCCGGCGGACCGCCGAACTCGCGCGCGTGTTCCGCATAGTTCTTGCCCAGCGCGAGGATCTTGCCGGGACGGGCCACCGGCGGACCCAGCCGCACGCCGTCCGCCCGCAGCACGACGCATCGCGGCTCCGCCAGCAGCGCGGGGAGCCGGCGCAGCCCCCCATGCGCGAAGAAGTGCAGGTCGTAGTCCGCAATGTCGAACGCCATCGCATTCACATCGAGAATGCCAGGGGACGCCGGGCCGAACGCATCCGGGATCCAGACGCCGGGCCGTTCGCGGCCGGGCGGACCGAAGCGCACAAGTTTCATGAGGCACGGACCCTCCGACGGCGCGTCCGGGTGCGCGAGGTCCGGCGCGGCGGCCGCGGCGGCGGCTCCGCCGTGCGGGGTTCGGGCGGCGCGCCGAGATCTTTTCGGGAAAGACCGGCGGCGGCGAGCACGCGGTCGGTGGTCTGAAAGTGGCATTTCGCGACCGACCAAAGCACCTGGGGGCCCTCGCGGCGCACCAGCTCCAGCGCGGTCGTCTCGGCCGCGGGCGAGGCGCCCTTCGGCAGCGGCACGTCGTGGCGCCGGCCAAGGTCCGCCAGCGCCTCCAGAAAGCGTGCGCGCGCCAGCACCGACGCAGCCGCGACGGCCGGGTCGCTCTCTGCGCGGGGGCGTTGCTCGAGCCGGATGGAGCGGCCCCGGCGCATCAGCGCGCCTTTCACGCGGAACGCGGGACCAAACTGGTCCGAAAGCGCCCGCGGGCAGTCGGGCACCCGCTCCAGGAGGTTCTCGATCGCACGCGCGTGGCCCCAGGCCAGCACCGCGTTCACATTACCCAGCCTCGCATGGAGGCGGTTGTAGGCCTCGGGGCCGATCACGACCTCGACGTGGCGCTCGCCGAGTGCCCGGCGGATCTCGCGCGCCATCCGCAGTGCGACCGCGTCACTGGTGATCCGCTTCGAATCGCGCACGTGCAACTGTTCAAGCGCCGGCACGAGCGCCTCATCCACATACGCGGCGGCGACCACCAGCGGCCCAAAGTAATCCCCCTTGCCGCTTTCGTCCACCCCAATGTGCGGCGAGGTGCGGGAGGGATCCAGCTCATCCTCATAGCCGAGCGCGGCGCGTCGCAGCACGATCGGCTCGAGCACGAACGTGACCCAGTCCGCCGCGCCCATGCCCTGCGCCACACACTTGCCGGACTCATACAGCACAATGTGGCAGTCCGGCCGCTCCGCGGCGACGATCGCGTGCGGCACCTCCACCAGCCGGTAGTTGCCCCGTTCCAGCTCGCGGCGAAGACGGGCCTGCTGTTCCGCGTCCAGCTCGAACGTGAACGAGGTGCGAGGTGTCGGGTTCATCGGGGCGGGGACGATACGGGAACCCCGCCGCTCGCGCAACGGGCCTCCGGCCCGGCGGGGCGTTCCGCAACGCACAGCAGCGAGAGGCCGGGCAGCTGAACGTGCCGCTCTAAGCGACTGACCAGCGGCACCAGCAGATCAAACGCCTTGATCTGCCAACGGCTCATCGAACGGCGGCGCCACAGCACGCTGTTCCACCACCAGCCGAGCATCGCGGCAAAGTTGAACGACCGCATGTGGACCACCCGCAGCCCGCTCGCCTCGACAAGCTCGCGCAGCGTCTCGCGTCGGTAACGGCGATGATGCCCCAGCTCCCGGTCATACCGACCATACAGCGCCGGGTGCTGCGGCACCAGCAGCACGAGCCTCCCCCCCGGCTCGAGCACTCGCGCGAGCCGCCGCAGCGCGGCGGCATCGTCCGCGATGTGTTCGAGCACGTTCGCGCAGACGACCGAGTCGAACCGTTCCGCCGCAAGAGCGTCGGCGTCCGCATCGGAGTCCAGATCAAAGCGCGCGACGCGGACGATCGGGTGACCGGCCCACGCATCGCCGAGCAGCCGCAGATAGGTCGGGTCGTGGTCGCTCAGCACCAGCCGCTCGCGACGCGGCAGCCAGCGGCTCAGGTTGCCGATGCCGGCGCCGACCTCGAGGATCCGCAGCCCGAGATATGGCAGCATCACCTGGGCCATCCACTGGTGAAAACGCCGCGCGAGCGACATCTCGGCCAGAATCGCGTGGCCGTACCGGTCCTCGTAACAATCATCCACCACCCAGAACTTCAGGATCGTAAAGATCGCGGCCACACCGTCCCTCCAGCCGATCTTCTTGCCCTCCGCGTAGCTGCGCCCGTGATAGTTGATCGGCACTTCGTAGACGACGCAGCGCCGTTTGGCGATTTTCGCGGTGAGCTCGGGCTCAATGCCGAACCGGCGCGAGCGGATCGGGATCGTCCGCAGCACGTCCGCGCGAAACGCTTTGTAGCCGGTCTCCATGTCGGTGAGGTTCAGACCAGTGCAGAGATTCGACAGCGTGGTGAGAAGGCGATTGCCGAGCTGGTGGTGATAGTTCAGCACGCGGCGCATACCCCGCGGAACGAAGCGGGAACCGTAGACGACATCCGCATGCCCCTCCAGCAGCGGACGCAGCAGCACCGGATAGTCGGCGGGGTCGTACTCCAGGTCCGCGTCCTGAAAAATCACAAACTGGCCGCGCATCTCGCCGATTGCCCGCGCGATCGCCGCCCCCTTGCCCTGGTTCACCGGCTGCCGGATCACCCGCACAACCGGCGCATGCTGCCGCTCGATGTCGCGAGCGATCTGGGCGGTGCCATCGTCCGAGGCGTCGTCCACAATGATGATCTCGCGGTCGAGGCCGTCCGGCAACGGCGCGGCGAGCACCCGTTCCACACAGGGACGCAGCCAGGTGCGCTCGTTGTAGACCGGAATCAGGATCGAGACGAGCCGGCGGCCGGTGGGCTCAGACGCACCGCTCATTCGTCGTCCAGGCTCCACGAGTACACCCGCAGCGCCGGGTCGAGCGCGGTGAGACGCTCCCGGACCCGCAGCGCGGCCTCCGGGTCCTTCGCGAGCACCCCGAGAAAACCGCCGCCACCGGCACCGGCGAGCTTGCCGCCGACGCACAGGTCTTCGACCTCACGGAACAGCGCGTCGATGTGCGGGTTGCTGCACTCGGGCGTGAGCTGCTGCAACGCCGCCCACGCGCCGGCGAGCGCGGCGCCGAGGTCGTCGAGCCGGCCCATCGCGAGCGCGGCGCGCGCCTCGGCGGCGATGTCCACCAGCGCGCGGATCGCATCGAGCGTGCGCGATTCCCTCCGCAAATAGCGCTGCACGACCAGTTGCAGGATGTTGCGCGCAAGTCGCTGCTGGCCGGTGAACACCAGCACGAACCGGCGCTCAAACTCCTCGCGCACCGACGGCCGCAGCGGCACGCGCTCGATCTCCAACCGCAGCGGACGGCGCGGCAGCGTCCGAATGCACTTCACTCCGCCGACCAGCCCCCCGATCTGGTCCTGCCATCCGCCGCCGGTGTGCATCCGCTGCTCGAGCACCAGCACCAGATCGCTCACGGTGCGGGTGTCCGCGGGGCGGCCCGCCAGCTCCTGCAGCACACGCATCACTGCAGCGCCCAGGATGCTGCTGGTGCCCAGCCCGCTGCCCTTCGGCACCGCCGCGCGCGTGCGCAACCGCACGCCCTGCGTGATGCCATCCGGCCCTGCATAACCGGCAACGCGCAGCGCGGTCTTCAGCAGATGAAAGGGATCCGCGACGCCGTCGCTGGCCAGGGCTTCCACCGGCGATTCCACAACGCGCCGCGCGCCGAGATCCTCCACCTCCAGCTCCCAACGCGGCACCGGCAGCGTTTCCGCCTCCACCGCGACCGGTCGCTCTCCGTCGAGCCGCAGCGCAAAGTTCAGCACCATCGCCGGCCGTTCCAAACAGTACGGTGGCGTGTCGCTCCAACCGCCCGAAATGTCGAAGCGGACCGGCAGCCGGATCTCGAGCCGGCGCGGCGGGCACCCCCGGACCGGTTCCGGGTCGGTGTAACGCACCGCCTCCGCGACCTCCGCCTGCACTGCTGCGAACGCCTCCTCCGCCGCCCGGCGGGCTTCCTCAAGGCTGCCGCCTGCCAACGCCAGGTCCGCGCGCATTTGCAGCCGTCGACTTCGCGGCGCCAGCGGAGCGACGGGCGCGTCGTCGGCGAGCATCTGATCGGCCAAGGACAGCGCGCGAGTACGCAGCCCCACCGTCGGCAGCCGGCGCGCGAGCTCGTGCACGTTGCGGTCGAGCGCACTCTCCACCGCCCGCCCCAGCGTCTGCAACAGTAGCGTTGCCTCGGTCGCCGCAAGTTGGCGCGACCACGCACGGTAGTCGGCACGGCGGTGGAGCTCCGCAAGCGAGATCCGCTCCGCCGCCCGCCAGTCCCGCCGAATACGCTCCGCGACCCGCCCCCGACCGGAACCGGCCAGCCACATCGCAAACCGCAGACTTGCGGGCATCTCCTCGACCGGAAACAGCCGCGCAGTCCAGATCTGCGCTGGGGTGCCGGCGGGCCACAGCTCCTCCGGCCGCACCTCGTGCTCCTCCAGCCACCACCGCAGATCACGGTTGCAGTAGGTCGCATGGGCCGCCTCCGCGCCGGGATGGTCGTCGGTGCCGCACACGACGGTCACCACCCGGGCGCCGCCCCCCTCCGGCTTGAGAGGCACCTGCCAGACGGCCGTATGATCCGGCAGCGTCCACGCCTCGCCGCCATCGTCGACACCCACCGCGACACAGCGCCGTCCGATTGCCGCATGCGGGCCAAGACGGCAACCGTAGACTAGGCTGCCCCACCCGACCTGCGCGTCGGAATGCACGGTGCTGACGTAGAGGCGTGCATCGGGAGAAATGCGCGGCCCATCGTCCGCGAGGACGCGGGTGAGCAGCGCGCCCGACCATGTCCCGCTGAAGTGGTCCAGGATCTCCGCCGTGGTGCCGAAATGCAGAAACACCAGCTCATCCGCCCGGCGGTGTTCCAGCGCGAGCGCGCCCAGATGTTCAACAAGCCGGCGACCCCAGTCGGTGGCCGCGACCGCCGGCTGCGACGCCGCAACCATCGCGCCGGCGAGTTCCTCGTAAAGACTGCACGCCGAGCCGCTCTGCAGCAGCAAATCATAGGCACCGGGCCGCTCGAGCGACGCCCGCACAAGCGCGCCAAAGGCGGCACCGGTGAACGCCCACACGCCGGTGTCCAGCAGTGCTGCCCCGCCCTCAATCAGCGCGCCCGCTGCCTCCAACTCCGCCGGCGAGGCCTTCTGCAGCAGTCGCCGCACCCGCCCGTCCGGCCCTCCCACGACCACCCCGTGCCGCGAGGCCAGATCCAGCGGTACCGGCGTGGTCACCACCACGGCCGCGTCGCACGGAAGTCGCAACCGCACCGGATCGAACAGCAGCAGCATGTCGCCCGAGAGCGTCACCATGCCGCCGCCGTTCAGCGCTTCGACAAACCCCGACGAGACCGCCACCAGATGGTCGAACACAGTCGGCAGCGCGTGGTCGGGGTCCGCGAGCAGGGGTAGCGGGATGAAGGCCTTACCAAAGGTGTTCGCCCATGGAACGCGTCGGCTGTCCCCTCCCGAATGGATCAGCAACACGCGCCGCGTGGCCAGCTCAGGGTCCTCCGCCGCAGCGGCCCGCAACGCATTGAAGGTGGCGCCCCCGCTGCCGATCCGGCGACCGCCCGGATCGGGCACCACCAGGGTGCGCGTGGCCCCCGCGAGGACCCCGCGCTGGCGCGCCGCCTCGAGCGCCATCGCGTACCAGTCGGCCTGCGCCTCGCTCGCGGCGGTGAGAATCACCCAGTCCCAGGAGGGAAACCGCTCCGGCGCAGCGATCGCCAGGCGGTGCCGCGCCCAGCTCCCCGCCAGGTCCCGCAGTTGCGTCTCGCCGACGCGGCGCATCTGGCCCCCTCTTCGGCCCTTCCGCCCCTCGCGCTCAGA includes:
- the hemW gene encoding radical SAM family heme chaperone HemW, which produces MSGAALSPPGPLRPPAGPGLYVHVPFCVGKCAYCDFASEAPPRPERLARYLEMLERELALLHWDRPPATIYIGGGTPTALPPAALERLLELVRGHARAAEEWTVEANPGTVDLATARRLRAAGVTRVSLGAQTFHEPALRALGRRQLAADIPASVRALRRAGIEHVALDLMLAIPQRPRDALERDLDELLALDPEHVSAYLLSIEAGTPLAAAVARGELAPPADEEAVAEYERVHERLVAAGFRHYEISNWARPGRECRHNLLYWTGGEYRGVGPAAHSHWGGLRWGNFQSLDEWAQRLSKGWTPAAFEERLPPERAARERLVMWLRLVEGVPTEDFRVATGHTPEEVAGEEIRSLLERGLLERTPAGLRLSARALLISNVVFAELV
- a CDS encoding fumarylacetoacetate hydrolase family protein, with the protein product MKLVRFGPPGRERPGVWIPDAFGPASPGILDVNAMAFDIADYDLHFFAHGGLRRLPALLAEPRCVVLRADGVRLGPPVARPGKILALGKNYAEHAREFGGPPAEVPVVFSKAVTALNGPYDPIRLPPFSRRVDGEVELAVVIGRRARRLTRAAAMEVVAGYCVLNDVTDRDAQRAGQQWCYAKSFDTFCPLGPWLVTPDEIPDPHALRLFSRLNGEVLQEGSTAAMIADIPTILMHISAGLTLEPGDVIATGTPAGIGSARIPPRVLEPGDVLETGIDGLGTQRAVIEREP
- the rnhC gene encoding ribonuclease HIII, with the translated sequence MNPTPRTSFTFELDAEQQARLRRELERGNYRLVEVPHAIVAAERPDCHIVLYESGKCVAQGMGAADWVTFVLEPIVLRRAALGYEDELDPSRTSPHIGVDESGKGDYFGPLVVAAAYVDEALVPALEQLHVRDSKRITSDAVALRMAREIRRALGERHVEVVIGPEAYNRLHARLGNVNAVLAWGHARAIENLLERVPDCPRALSDQFGPAFRVKGALMRRGRSIRLEQRPRAESDPAVAAASVLARARFLEALADLGRRHDVPLPKGASPAAETTALELVRREGPQVLWSVAKCHFQTTDRVLAAAGLSRKDLGAPPEPRTAEPPPRPPRRTSRTRTRRRRVRAS
- a CDS encoding bifunctional glycosyltransferase/class I SAM-dependent methyltransferase; this translates as MSGASEPTGRRLVSILIPVYNERTWLRPCVERVLAAPLPDGLDREIIIVDDASDDGTAQIARDIERQHAPVVRVIRQPVNQGKGAAIARAIGEMRGQFVIFQDADLEYDPADYPVLLRPLLEGHADVVYGSRFVPRGMRRVLNYHHQLGNRLLTTLSNLCTGLNLTDMETGYKAFRADVLRTIPIRSRRFGIEPELTAKIAKRRCVVYEVPINYHGRSYAEGKKIGWRDGVAAIFTILKFWVVDDCYEDRYGHAILAEMSLARRFHQWMAQVMLPYLGLRILEVGAGIGNLSRWLPRRERLVLSDHDPTYLRLLGDAWAGHPIVRVARFDLDSDADADALAAERFDSVVCANVLEHIADDAAALRRLARVLEPGGRLVLLVPQHPALYGRYDRELGHHRRYRRETLRELVEASGLRVVHMRSFNFAAMLGWWWNSVLWRRRSMSRWQIKAFDLLVPLVSRLERHVQLPGLSLLCVAERPAGPEARCASGGVPVSSPPR